One Plasmodium cynomolgi strain B DNA, chromosome 12, whole genome shotgun sequence genomic region harbors:
- a CDS encoding hypothetical protein (putative): MDSYEAKKKELYLKRKDINLYYHPIKTIKLFFLELRNIIANTYKKNKKYNKLIFLGIILVLFLFKIRYKYDYLSNFLIYIECITWWLSLGILSSIGLGCGMHSGVLFLFPHIYFICSTSEYCNSLNFDSRVNMWGSLLTPGNYFECITKNDGNITLSRLFMKIYPYCLVWGIGTALGELPPYLTSYYASKSKLSDDDYEEFEKDIKEGKRNIIIAMKIWMIDFIKKHGSISVFLLSCWPNGIPSMRVKT; this comes from the exons ATGGATTCATACGAAGCTAAAAAGAAGGAGCTGTATTTGAAGAGGAaagatataaatttatattaccaTCCCATCAAAACGattaagcttttttttttagaactGAGAAATATTATTGCTAATACctacaagaaaaataaaaaatacaacaagTTAATATTCCTTGGCATCATATTGGTAttgtttttgttcaaaataaGATATAAATATGATTACCTGagcaactttttaatttatatagaATGCATAACATGGTGGCTGTCACTGGGAATTTTAAGTAGCATTGGGTTGGGGTGCGGTATGCACTCGGGGGTattgtttttgtttccacacatatatttcatttgcTCAACTTCGGAGTATTGCAATTCGTTGAACTTTGACTCCAGGGTGAATATGTGGGGGTCCTTGTTGACGCCCGGGAATTACTTTGAG TGTATAACGAAGAACGATGGGAATATAACCCTGTCAAGAttatttatgaaaatttatcCGTATTGTCTAGTATGGGGCATAGGAACTGCACTGGGAGAACTACCACCGTACCTCACGTCATACTACGCATCCAAG TCCAAACTGAGCGATGACGATTATGAAGAATTCGAAAAGGACataaaagaaggaaaacgaaacaTAATAATCGCCATGAAAATATGGATGAtagattttattaaaaagcaCGGATCCATTtctgttttccttttatcATGCTGGCCAAATGGTATACCATCTATGCGTGTGAAGACGTGA